In one Bacteroidota bacterium genomic region, the following are encoded:
- a CDS encoding S8 family serine peptidase yields the protein MNLNGFKIIIISLSLTIQLQTLTAQVIGDVYFVKFTDKARVPYSINNPSQFLSGKALNRRSKDNIPISSQDLPVDRSYIDLVSDAGAKIMFITKWMNGIGISSVDQEGLETIRNLPFVERVEQIHNNLSVFGESSADLLKTATINNEVNKDEVESVLSTSKLKNDELIANLDYGFAETQIKMLNGDFMHQRGFLGENITIAVLDNGFLNVNNLDAFDSLWFNNQVISTRDFVINDQIQFNAGDHGAKVLSIMAANKPGVYIGTAPKANYHLIRTEIDGSESLLEEYLWMCGAEYADSVGADIINSSLGYTEFDDVTQNHHYSDMDGNTTIVTRAADIAASKGILVVNSAGNSANKPWRYIGAPADGDSVLAVGAVDENRIWAQFSSIGPTADGRTKPNIVAQGKNTAIIQNNGSVVFGNGTSFSAPIIAGLSACLWQSRPDLNNMQIKESIEKSANLYYWPDSHYGYGLPDFNMAMQLVLMLTISENISPSLLKIFPNPFINNPKLIVFSSTLEMTNLTISDISGKMVISSDYELHQGLNDIHISNLNFLSAGVYIIHLKNSDQNLFSKIIKL from the coding sequence ATGAACCTAAATGGATTTAAAATAATTATCATTAGTTTGTCTCTTACCATTCAATTGCAAACACTAACCGCGCAAGTGATTGGTGACGTGTATTTTGTAAAATTTACAGATAAGGCCCGAGTCCCATATTCGATCAATAATCCTTCCCAATTTTTGTCAGGAAAGGCGCTGAATCGACGGTCAAAAGATAATATTCCAATAAGTTCGCAGGATTTGCCAGTTGACCGATCATATATTGATTTAGTTAGTGATGCGGGTGCTAAAATCATGTTCATCACTAAATGGATGAATGGAATCGGAATATCCTCAGTTGATCAGGAAGGATTAGAAACAATTAGGAATTTACCTTTTGTGGAGAGAGTTGAACAGATACATAACAATTTGTCGGTATTTGGAGAAAGTTCTGCAGACTTGCTTAAAACTGCTACTATTAACAATGAAGTAAATAAGGATGAGGTAGAATCAGTATTAAGCACAAGCAAATTAAAAAATGATGAATTAATTGCAAATTTAGATTATGGTTTTGCTGAAACCCAAATTAAAATGTTGAATGGTGATTTCATGCATCAACGTGGGTTTTTAGGAGAGAATATAACAATTGCAGTCCTTGATAACGGCTTTTTAAATGTGAATAACTTAGATGCATTTGACAGCTTATGGTTCAATAATCAGGTTATTAGCACTCGTGATTTTGTAATAAACGACCAAATCCAGTTTAATGCCGGTGATCATGGTGCAAAAGTATTATCCATCATGGCAGCTAATAAACCCGGCGTGTATATAGGAACGGCACCAAAAGCGAATTATCATTTGATTCGAACTGAGATTGATGGTTCTGAATCATTATTAGAAGAATATTTGTGGATGTGTGGTGCTGAGTATGCCGATAGCGTGGGGGCGGATATTATTAATTCGTCGCTGGGATACACCGAATTTGATGATGTAACCCAGAATCATCATTATTCAGATATGGACGGAAATACAACAATTGTTACCAGGGCAGCTGATATTGCTGCCTCAAAAGGGATTTTGGTTGTTAACAGTGCCGGAAACTCTGCCAATAAACCCTGGCGATATATTGGTGCTCCTGCCGATGGCGATAGTGTCCTGGCTGTTGGTGCTGTGGATGAAAACAGGATCTGGGCACAATTTAGTTCAATTGGCCCAACTGCAGACGGGAGAACAAAGCCCAATATTGTAGCCCAAGGCAAAAATACAGCCATCATTCAAAACAATGGTTCGGTTGTTTTCGGTAATGGAACTTCATTTTCTGCTCCAATAATAGCAGGACTTTCAGCTTGTTTATGGCAAAGTAGGCCCGACCTGAATAATATGCAAATCAAAGAAAGCATAGAAAAAAGTGCCAATCTTTATTATTGGCCGGATTCGCATTATGGTTATGGATTGCCCGATTTTAATATGGCTATGCAACTTGTACTAATGCTTACTATTTCAGAAAACATTAGCCCTTCATTATTGAAAATTTTCCCAAATCCGTTTATCAATAATCCAAAGCTAATTGTGTTTTCAAGTACACTTGAGATGACAAATCTGACCATATCGGATATTTCTGGCAAAATGGTAATATCTTCAGACTATGAATTACATCAAGGCTTAAACGATATTCATATATCGAATTTAAATTTCCTGTCAGCGGGGGTGTATATCATTCACCTTAAAAATTCTGATCAAAACCTTTTCAGTAAAATAATCAAGCTTTAA
- the dnaE gene encoding DNA polymerase III subunit alpha, translating into MLLNCHTYFSYKFGILSIEELITEALKNNYTELCLTDINSTSACIDFIRISKEKGLKPIVGIDFRNGVDQKYIGIAKNNKGFQELNEHLTEHLHQEKVFENDAPHFENAFIIYPFIPNQLKKLKENEFVGIKPEQVNKLVVSPWRDHPYKLLIFHPVTFRYQRDFNIHRLLRTIDKNTLLTLLPSSEQSSPNEIMPDKTEQFKFWDAYPQLINNTRNFIDQCSIDFEYGKSKNKACYTSSRADDYELLKQEVEKGVLYRFGVASSAVRDRINLELKVIQQMDFCSYFLINWDLVKFARNQGYHYVGRGSGANSMLAYLLRITDVDPIELDLYFERFINPSRSSPPDFDLDFASRERDAVTKYIFDRHGWKHTALVGSYNTFQYRSMIRELGKVFGLPPEDIDELQANKARRDLDHIGKLVLGYGQLIKDFPSHLSVHSSGILISEEPITAYCATMMPPKGFPTTHFSMLEAEDLGLAKFDILGQRGISKIKDTVDMVAHRTKINIDIHQLEQFKCDPKVRSLLKQGMAIGCFYIESPAMRMLLRKLEAEDYLRLVAASSIIRPGVAKSGMMREYILRYRDPERREVARKALPELYKLLEETYGVMVYQEDVLKVAHLFANLTLAEADILRRGMSWKFKQRNEFHKVRDKFFENCNTKGYPDTTITAIWEQIESFANYAFSKGHSASYAVESFQALYLKAYYPLEYMTATVNNGGGFYHTELYLHEARMHGAIIEAPCINQSDGPCILIDKQIYIGLAFIKNFETNSIRNILKERQNGVFTSLEEFVRRIEISLDQLIILIKVGGFRMLNSNKKELLWEAHLYLSKGKKSKPAKQLFKEKAKRYHLPDLNHLPIEDAFDEIDLLGFPVKTSPFDLLKEKPDLQLRAKDLKSKIGKQVEILAYLVHVKGTMTGEGKRMSFGVFIDLDGEWVDTVQFPETVKQYPFLGYGCYILKGKVVEEFGFISIEINWHKRLKNLTIDDY; encoded by the coding sequence ATGCTCCTAAACTGCCATACCTATTTCAGTTATAAATTTGGCATACTCTCCATTGAAGAGTTGATAACGGAAGCATTGAAAAATAATTATACAGAGCTATGTCTGACTGATATCAACAGCACATCCGCTTGTATTGATTTTATCAGAATCAGCAAAGAGAAGGGATTAAAACCCATCGTCGGTATTGATTTCAGAAATGGAGTTGACCAAAAGTATATTGGCATCGCAAAAAACAATAAAGGATTTCAGGAGCTGAACGAACACCTAACTGAGCATTTGCATCAGGAAAAAGTTTTTGAGAATGATGCCCCTCATTTTGAAAATGCATTTATTATATATCCTTTCATACCAAATCAACTCAAAAAGCTGAAGGAAAATGAGTTTGTCGGTATTAAACCTGAACAGGTGAACAAATTGGTAGTTTCACCATGGAGAGATCATCCGTATAAATTACTCATTTTTCATCCCGTTACTTTCAGGTATCAGCGCGACTTTAATATTCATCGCTTACTGCGAACCATCGATAAAAACACGCTACTTACGCTTTTACCATCAAGCGAACAAAGCTCACCCAACGAAATAATGCCTGACAAAACGGAGCAATTCAAATTCTGGGATGCTTATCCTCAACTGATTAACAATACCCGAAATTTTATCGACCAATGTTCGATTGATTTTGAATATGGTAAATCAAAAAACAAGGCTTGCTATACTTCTTCCAGAGCAGACGATTATGAATTGTTAAAACAAGAAGTTGAAAAAGGGGTCCTTTACCGTTTTGGAGTTGCTTCAAGTGCAGTGCGTGACAGAATCAATCTGGAGTTAAAAGTCATCCAACAAATGGATTTTTGTTCTTACTTTTTGATCAATTGGGATTTGGTGAAATTTGCCCGAAATCAGGGTTATCATTATGTCGGTAGGGGAAGTGGTGCCAATAGTATGTTGGCTTATTTATTGCGGATTACAGACGTTGATCCCATTGAACTTGATTTGTATTTCGAGCGATTTATCAATCCTTCGCGTAGCAGCCCTCCCGATTTTGACCTGGATTTTGCCTCACGCGAACGCGATGCCGTCACCAAATATATTTTCGACCGTCATGGCTGGAAACACACGGCTTTAGTTGGTTCATACAATACTTTTCAGTATCGTTCAATGATTCGAGAATTAGGCAAAGTATTTGGACTTCCGCCCGAAGATATCGATGAATTGCAAGCGAATAAAGCCCGAAGAGACCTCGATCATATCGGCAAACTGGTATTGGGATATGGTCAGTTGATAAAAGATTTTCCAAGTCATTTAAGTGTGCATTCCAGTGGAATTTTGATTTCAGAAGAACCGATTACCGCTTATTGTGCAACCATGATGCCACCCAAAGGTTTTCCAACTACACATTTCAGCATGCTGGAAGCCGAAGATTTAGGACTTGCAAAATTTGATATTTTGGGTCAACGTGGAATTAGCAAGATTAAGGATACGGTAGATATGGTGGCTCATCGTACCAAAATTAACATCGATATTCATCAACTCGAACAATTTAAATGTGATCCAAAAGTCCGATCTTTATTGAAACAAGGGATGGCTATTGGTTGTTTCTATATTGAATCGCCAGCGATGCGTATGCTTTTAAGAAAGCTTGAAGCAGAAGATTATTTGCGTTTGGTAGCAGCAAGTTCAATTATTCGTCCGGGGGTTGCCAAGAGCGGCATGATGCGCGAATACATTTTAAGATACCGCGATCCGGAAAGGAGGGAGGTTGCCAGAAAAGCGTTACCGGAACTGTATAAATTACTGGAAGAAACTTATGGGGTGATGGTTTATCAGGAGGATGTGTTGAAAGTTGCTCACCTTTTTGCTAATTTGACGCTTGCTGAAGCAGATATTCTTCGTCGGGGAATGTCCTGGAAATTCAAGCAGCGAAACGAATTTCATAAAGTACGGGATAAGTTTTTTGAAAATTGCAATACAAAAGGATATCCTGATACCACGATCACCGCAATTTGGGAGCAGATCGAAAGTTTTGCTAATTATGCTTTTTCAAAAGGCCATTCTGCCTCTTACGCGGTCGAAAGCTTTCAGGCTTTGTATTTAAAAGCTTATTATCCACTCGAATATATGACCGCAACGGTCAATAATGGAGGAGGATTTTACCATACGGAATTATATTTGCATGAAGCCCGAATGCATGGAGCCATTATTGAAGCTCCCTGTATTAATCAAAGTGATGGTCCATGTATATTAATTGATAAGCAGATTTATATTGGTTTGGCATTTATCAAGAATTTCGAAACTAATAGTATCAGAAATATCCTAAAAGAAAGACAAAACGGAGTTTTTACATCATTAGAAGAATTTGTCAGAAGGATTGAAATAAGCCTTGACCAACTCATTATTTTAATCAAAGTTGGTGGATTTAGAATGTTAAATTCAAATAAAAAAGAATTGCTTTGGGAAGCTCATCTTTATTTATCGAAAGGGAAGAAATCGAAACCCGCAAAGCAACTATTTAAAGAGAAAGCTAAACGTTATCATTTACCTGATCTTAACCATCTTCCGATTGAAGATGCATTTGATGAAATCGACTTGCTTGGATTTCCGGTAAAAACTTCACCATTTGATCTCTTAAAAGAAAAACCTGATCTTCAACTGAGAGCTAAAGATTTGAAATCGAAAATAGGCAAACAAGTTGAAATACTCGCATATTTGGTACATGTGAAAGGTACCATGACCGGGGAGGGTAAACGTATGAGTTTTGGAGTGTTCATTGATTTGGATGGGGAATGGGTCGATACGGTTCAGTTTCCTGAAACAGTTAAACAATACCCGTTTCTGGGATATGGGTGCTATATTTTAAAAGGCAAGGTTGTTGAAGAGTTTGGCTTTATCAGTATTGAAATAAATTGGCATAAACGATTAAAAAATCTAACTATAGATGATTACTAA
- the argG gene encoding argininosuccinate synthase: MKNNKVVLAYSGGLDTSYCLKYLVKEKKLEVYSAIVNTGGFSEDELNQLEEKAYTLGATQHICLQETEAYYEKIIKYLIYGNVLKNNTYPLSVSAERVYQAISLVKYAKQIKAGSIAHGSTGAGNDQVRFDLIFQLIAPGIKILTPTRDLQLSRENEILYLKKNGFEINLKTSEYSINKGLWGTSVGGKETLTSHQSLPENAYPSQVIETKPKQIKIEFRNGQLYGLNRKKMTPIACIQSLEAIAKEYAIGRDIHVGDTIIGIKGRVGFEAAAASIIIKAHHHLEKHTLSKWQLHYKEQIASWYGMFIHESQYLDPVMRNLEAFLEDSQKYVSGIVNIELHPYRFNILGIKSQHDLMNPEFGSYGEMNRDWSSDDVKGFTKILANPIRIFNKVNKISC, from the coding sequence ATGAAAAATAATAAGGTAGTGCTTGCGTATAGCGGAGGGCTGGATACTTCATACTGTTTAAAGTATTTGGTGAAAGAAAAAAAATTAGAGGTTTATTCCGCCATTGTAAATACAGGAGGTTTTTCTGAGGATGAACTTAATCAACTTGAAGAGAAAGCCTATACTTTGGGGGCAACCCAGCATATTTGCTTACAAGAAACCGAAGCATATTATGAGAAAATCATAAAATATTTAATTTATGGCAATGTTTTAAAGAATAATACTTATCCTTTATCGGTAAGTGCTGAAAGGGTGTACCAGGCAATTTCACTGGTTAAATATGCGAAGCAAATAAAAGCAGGATCTATTGCTCATGGAAGTACAGGTGCCGGAAATGATCAGGTCCGTTTTGATTTGATTTTCCAACTAATTGCGCCTGGAATTAAAATCTTAACGCCAACCCGCGATTTGCAGCTTTCTCGTGAAAATGAAATCCTTTATTTGAAAAAGAACGGATTCGAAATCAATTTAAAAACATCTGAATACTCCATTAACAAAGGTTTATGGGGAACGAGTGTTGGCGGCAAGGAAACACTTACTTCTCATCAATCATTGCCTGAAAATGCCTATCCCAGTCAAGTAATTGAAACAAAACCAAAGCAAATTAAAATTGAATTTAGAAATGGTCAGCTGTATGGGTTGAATCGAAAAAAAATGACACCGATAGCGTGCATACAGTCATTAGAAGCAATTGCAAAAGAATATGCAATAGGGCGGGATATTCATGTTGGGGATACTATTATCGGGATAAAAGGCAGGGTTGGTTTCGAAGCAGCTGCAGCAAGTATTATCATTAAGGCACATCACCATCTTGAAAAACATACCTTATCAAAATGGCAACTACATTATAAAGAACAAATTGCAAGTTGGTACGGAATGTTTATCCACGAGTCCCAGTACCTTGATCCGGTCATGCGAAATTTAGAAGCCTTTTTGGAAGATTCTCAAAAGTATGTGTCAGGAATTGTGAATATTGAATTACATCCATACAGGTTTAATATCCTCGGTATTAAATCTCAGCATGACTTAATGAATCCTGAATTTGGATCTTATGGCGAAATGAATCGTGATTGGAGCAGTGATGATGTAAAAGGATTCACAAAAATTTTGGCCAACCCTATTCGAATTTTTAACAAAGTAAATAAGATATCATGTTAA
- a CDS encoding GNAT family N-acetyltransferase — translation MKIIVSVANVSHLKFAASICKMIEEASKIRGTGIAKREPAYISQKITEGKSVIATHNDQVVGYCYIESWEGQKFVANSGLIVHPDYRKTGLAREIKSAIFELSVKKFPNAKLFGITTSLAVMKINSDLGYRPVTFAELTMDDAFWKGCEGCVNHDILMRTKRSMCLCTGMVCVPSALPINNYQVRRKISWENFKIFLVERRKRLKTKSKEYPILKKFENEK, via the coding sequence ATGAAAATTATAGTAAGTGTGGCTAATGTTAGTCACCTAAAATTTGCTGCTTCAATTTGCAAGATGATTGAAGAAGCATCAAAAATAAGAGGTACCGGTATTGCCAAACGTGAACCGGCTTATATAAGCCAAAAAATCACCGAAGGCAAATCTGTGATTGCAACCCATAACGATCAAGTGGTTGGTTACTGTTACATCGAAAGTTGGGAAGGGCAGAAATTTGTTGCCAATTCAGGACTCATCGTACATCCTGATTATCGCAAAACGGGCCTTGCAAGAGAAATCAAAAGTGCCATCTTCGAATTGTCGGTTAAAAAATTCCCGAATGCCAAACTTTTCGGGATCACTACCAGTTTAGCCGTGATGAAAATTAACTCCGACCTAGGTTACAGGCCGGTAACATTTGCTGAACTCACCATGGATGATGCATTCTGGAAAGGTTGTGAAGGTTGTGTTAATCATGATATACTGATGCGTACAAAGCGAAGCATGTGTTTATGTACAGGGATGGTTTGTGTCCCTTCAGCATTGCCAATAAATAATTACCAGGTCAGAAGGAAAATATCCTGGGAAAATTTCAAAATTTTTCTTGTCGAACGCAGAAAACGATTAAAAACCAAATCAAAAGAATATCCAATTTTAAAAAAGTTTGAAAATGAAAAATAA
- the typA gene encoding translational GTPase TypA gives MQSIRNIAIIAHVDHGKTTLVDKIIAECKTLDQRKEVTDLLLDSNDLERERGITILSKNVSVNYKNVKINIIDTPGHADFSGEVERVLKMADGVLLLVDAFEGPMPQTRFVLNKALMLGLKPIVVINKVDKFNCRPEEVQQDVFELMYNLDATEDQLDFVTIFGSSKQGWMTTNLSIPSTNVIPLLDSILKNVPEAPYREGSPQMQISSLDHSNYVGRISIGRIFRGDLYEGKYYTLCQKAGKRAKVKIKELFVFEGLGKTKVQQARSGDICAIVGFDEFEIGDTLADLDAPEPLPRIAIDEPTMSMLFVINNSPFLGQEGKFVTSRHLRDRLFKEMEKNLALKVELTDKEDRFSVFGRGILHLSILIETMRREGYEFQVGKPKVIFKTIDDIKCEPFEALVIDVPEQFAGKAIELVSQKKGDLLVMEPKSDLLHLEFIIPARGLIGLRNNVLTATTGTAVMTHRFSGYQAYKGEINERMAGSLIAIEGGQALAYALFRLSDRGKFFIDPGEQIYKGQVIGEHTRDNDIDVAATKGKKLTNMRASGTDESTKVSPKIQFSLEEAMEYIKEDEYLEITPKSLRMRKISYKVAKFQ, from the coding sequence ATGCAATCAATTCGAAATATAGCCATTATCGCACACGTAGATCATGGCAAAACAACCTTAGTTGATAAGATCATAGCCGAATGTAAGACGCTTGATCAAAGAAAAGAAGTAACAGATTTGCTGTTGGACAGCAACGATTTAGAACGCGAAAGAGGGATTACTATTCTATCAAAAAATGTATCTGTAAATTATAAAAATGTTAAAATAAATATTATTGATACACCCGGACACGCTGATTTCAGTGGTGAAGTTGAGAGGGTTTTAAAGATGGCCGATGGTGTATTATTACTGGTTGATGCTTTCGAAGGGCCGATGCCTCAGACCCGATTTGTATTGAACAAAGCACTCATGCTTGGATTAAAGCCAATTGTAGTAATCAATAAAGTTGATAAATTTAACTGCCGACCTGAAGAAGTACAACAGGATGTTTTTGAGTTAATGTATAACCTTGATGCAACAGAAGATCAGTTAGATTTTGTGACAATATTCGGTTCATCAAAGCAAGGTTGGATGACAACTAATCTGAGCATACCTTCAACCAATGTTATCCCATTGCTCGATTCAATTCTGAAAAATGTTCCTGAAGCGCCTTACCGTGAGGGATCTCCACAAATGCAGATTTCATCCTTGGATCACTCAAATTATGTAGGTAGGATTTCTATCGGACGAATTTTTAGAGGTGACCTGTACGAAGGAAAATATTACACATTATGTCAAAAAGCAGGAAAGCGGGCAAAGGTAAAAATAAAGGAATTATTCGTTTTTGAAGGTCTTGGTAAAACAAAGGTACAGCAAGCCCGATCAGGTGATATTTGTGCTATTGTGGGGTTTGATGAATTCGAAATAGGCGATACCCTTGCCGATCTGGATGCTCCTGAACCTTTGCCACGAATCGCTATCGACGAGCCTACCATGAGTATGTTGTTTGTAATTAATAATTCACCCTTTCTGGGTCAGGAAGGTAAATTTGTTACATCACGTCACTTGCGTGATCGACTGTTTAAGGAAATGGAAAAAAACCTTGCATTAAAAGTTGAATTAACGGATAAGGAGGATCGTTTTTCCGTGTTCGGCAGGGGAATACTCCATCTCTCCATTTTAATTGAGACCATGCGTAGAGAAGGTTATGAATTTCAGGTTGGTAAACCAAAAGTGATTTTTAAAACCATAGATGACATTAAATGTGAGCCTTTTGAAGCCTTAGTTATTGATGTTCCTGAACAATTTGCCGGAAAAGCAATCGAACTTGTTTCTCAAAAGAAAGGTGACTTGCTTGTCATGGAACCAAAAAGTGATTTACTGCATCTTGAGTTTATTATTCCTGCCCGTGGTTTGATTGGGTTAAGAAATAATGTTTTGACGGCTACAACCGGTACTGCTGTTATGACTCACCGTTTTAGTGGTTATCAAGCCTATAAAGGCGAAATAAACGAAAGAATGGCTGGATCACTGATAGCGATTGAAGGAGGACAAGCTTTGGCTTACGCACTTTTCAGGCTATCGGATAGAGGTAAGTTTTTCATTGATCCGGGTGAACAAATCTATAAAGGACAAGTTATTGGAGAGCACACCCGTGATAATGATATAGATGTAGCTGCTACAAAAGGCAAGAAGTTGACAAATATGCGTGCATCGGGTACAGATGAATCTACTAAAGTATCGCCAAAAATTCAATTTTCATTGGAAGAAGCCATGGAATACATTAAAGAGGACGAATACCTCGAAATAACCCCAAAGAGTCTTCGGATGCGAAAAATTAGTTATAAAGTAGCTAAGTTTCAGTAA
- a CDS encoding HAMP domain-containing histidine kinase — translation MIYNRFSLIIVVRSCLLLLSCILFAFVFFKSDRFFTLLFLGGIIIAQVLLLVYFLNTTNRDLARFLLNIQESDTSLSFNSKKIEYNFKGIHHSFKKINAEIQKIKIDRESKIHFLNNVVNHLGVAFMAYDNQGEILLLNSAAQQLFSVDRPKFISHIHIDNKEFHDFISQMPTNYQGVYNYKDDDNDITPLLVRSSEFILMGNQIRLVSFQSIKSQLDGNEMESWQKLMRVLAHEIANSLTPITMLGSNIRQRMINYMKLLSEGGKITENITNDVIRSAELIEQRGNRLIEFINNYKSYARLPKPSFSIVRVKDLFDQIDAFYQKQFKSEEIQFERYLDDQAQLYIDMSLMEQVLINLIQNSIDALRNIEHKKIELIYKCQQNNDLIQVIDNGIGISEEIIEHIFIPFFTTKNSGSGVGLSLSKNILHMHQGTISIQSKPNIKTIISLKIPKKSE, via the coding sequence ATGATTTATAATCGTTTTAGCCTCATTATCGTTGTAAGATCTTGCCTGTTATTACTTAGCTGTATCCTTTTTGCATTTGTTTTTTTTAAATCAGATCGGTTTTTCACTTTACTTTTTTTAGGAGGAATAATCATTGCTCAAGTTTTGTTATTGGTTTATTTTCTTAACACCACAAATCGAGATTTAGCAAGGTTTCTTTTAAATATCCAGGAAAGTGATACCTCGCTTAGCTTTAATTCTAAAAAAATTGAATATAACTTCAAAGGGATTCACCATAGTTTTAAAAAGATTAATGCAGAAATTCAAAAAATTAAAATAGACCGAGAATCGAAAATCCATTTTTTAAATAATGTGGTAAATCATTTAGGTGTAGCCTTTATGGCCTATGATAATCAGGGGGAAATATTATTACTAAATTCAGCAGCCCAACAACTCTTTTCAGTTGATCGGCCAAAGTTTATTTCTCACATTCATATTGATAATAAAGAGTTTCATGATTTTATCTCGCAGATGCCAACAAATTATCAAGGCGTATACAATTATAAAGATGATGACAATGATATAACGCCACTTTTGGTGCGCAGTTCTGAATTTATACTGATGGGAAATCAGATAAGGCTGGTGTCTTTTCAAAGTATAAAGTCTCAACTTGATGGAAATGAAATGGAGTCCTGGCAAAAATTAATGCGTGTTCTGGCACATGAGATTGCAAATTCACTTACACCAATTACAATGTTGGGCAGCAACATTCGTCAAAGAATGATCAACTATATGAAACTGCTATCTGAGGGAGGGAAAATTACAGAAAACATTACCAATGATGTGATAAGAAGTGCTGAACTTATTGAGCAAAGAGGTAACCGATTGATTGAATTTATTAATAATTATAAAAGCTACGCTAGACTACCAAAGCCTTCATTTTCAATAGTGAGAGTGAAAGATTTGTTTGATCAGATAGATGCATTCTATCAAAAACAATTTAAAAGTGAAGAGATTCAATTCGAGCGTTATTTAGATGATCAAGCACAACTATATATTGATATGAGTTTAATGGAGCAGGTTTTGATTAATTTAATCCAAAACTCCATCGATGCATTAAGAAATATTGAACATAAAAAGATTGAATTAATTTATAAATGCCAGCAGAATAATGATCTGATTCAGGTGATAGATAATGGTATTGGGATTTCTGAAGAAATCATTGAGCATATTTTCATCCCGTTTTTCACGACGAAAAATAGCGGTTCAGGAGTTGGATTAAGTCTATCAAAAAACATTTTGCATATGCATCAGGGTACAATTTCTATTCAATCAAAACCTAATATAAAAACCATTATTAGTTTAAAAATCCCAAAAAAATCAGAATAA
- the trmD gene encoding tRNA (guanosine(37)-N1)-methyltransferase TrmD encodes MKIDIITLFPAMFDGIFNHSILKRAQDKELVSINLHDLRAYSNNKYKSVDDYAFGGGAGMVMMIEPIDNCITALKSKTDYDEIIYLSPDGELFNQPLANQFSSLKNIILLCGHYKGVDERVRQHLITREISIGDYVLSGGELAAAAFTDSIVRLIPGVLGDETSALSDSFQDQLLSPPVYTRPREYKGMQVPDILLSGNDKEIQKWKLDQAYVRTKTRRPKLFDKD; translated from the coding sequence ATGAAAATTGATATCATTACTTTATTTCCTGCAATGTTTGATGGGATATTTAATCATTCCATATTAAAACGTGCCCAGGATAAAGAACTTGTGAGCATCAACCTGCACGATTTAAGGGCATATTCAAATAATAAATATAAAAGTGTTGATGATTATGCATTTGGGGGTGGTGCCGGAATGGTGATGATGATTGAACCCATTGATAATTGTATTACAGCCCTAAAATCAAAAACGGATTATGATGAAATTATCTATTTAAGTCCGGATGGTGAGTTATTTAATCAGCCATTGGCAAATCAGTTTTCAAGTCTGAAAAACATTATTTTATTATGTGGGCATTATAAGGGTGTCGATGAACGTGTCAGGCAACATTTGATTACCCGCGAAATTTCAATTGGGGATTATGTTTTATCAGGAGGTGAATTAGCTGCTGCTGCTTTTACCGACAGTATTGTAAGATTGATACCGGGCGTATTAGGTGATGAAACCTCTGCCCTATCCGATTCATTTCAGGATCAATTGCTATCGCCGCCTGTTTATACGCGACCGAGGGAATATAAAGGGATGCAGGTTCCTGATATTCTGCTTTCGGGAAATGATAAAGAAATACAGAAATGGAAACTGGATCAAGCGTATGTAAGAACCAAAACCAGAAGGCCAAAGCTTTTTGATAAAGATTAA